ATTACTGGTATGACATCTTTCAAGACCTTTTTCATtaaaatcaatcaaccaatcaatttttattttatatagcgcctttcatagtggaccaccatcacaaagcgctttacaacgAGAAATCCATAATCCTTTAAATGCAGACAAATACACAATACATGCTATATAGTTACAAAAAACAGTCCATAATatatgatagtagcataatacatgaaatagcagcatcacacagcatctaatagcagatatcaggcttaaagagcatggaacgcaagagagaacaggtgggtcttgagagttgatttaaagcgagcaacagtgggagcatcacgcaccaaagctgggagagaaaTAGTctatgattttaaaaaagaagcTCTGACTGTTATATAAAGAATACTTTtatatgaatacaaaaaaatacgaTTACTGTATAAGCCTGGTagaaaattagaaaacaaaacacaaatgttatCTCATTTGATagtcattgagaaaaaaaaaaaaaagctttacagcTTTATAGCTTGTAATAGAATTAACGACTCTGGCCTAGGGCTTTCCCAGGGGAATTACTAACACGTTGTAATATTAACAGAATAATCTTTATCTTTGcgcaaagtgtttttaaaaagtgatatgagAGTCTCTCTCATAACTACAGTTTGGATGAACAGGGATGAAGAAAATATCCAAGCAAAAAgggataatacaaaaaaatatatattatatattaaagaaTGTCTATAAAAAAGTCATGAAAAAGTTCTTAGCATTAGTAAACCAACCATGCATACCTTGCTTAATTGTTGATATTTGTGGAGTCGGGACTAGTCGCACACTACAAAAAACTTTTCGATATTCTTTACGACATGTTGTGCAACAAAATCTTCTTGCATTGTCTTTACTTTAAAGCATTTTGATTAGAACATAACAAAGCAGAAACACGACACATagcgtgtcttcatcaggtgtggCTATACAATAATTGTTATCTAATTGGAAAACAGTGAATGGGTAATACAACCCTAGTATTTCTATATTAAAAatgtgttctatatttaaaaaaaaaaggttttcattcATAAGTTCCTATGCTGAATGAGATGCACAGCCATTGTGTAATACCCCCCATCCACAAGCTTGAAACTCCACAAGACAGAAAATTATAACTATACAAATATTTAAACTGAAAGTTCAATCCATGGAGAACAAGAATTTACTATTTAAATATACCCCTTTACCTCTGTTAAATAAATAACTCCAAAAACAGTTAATAATTTCAGGGCAGCACTGTGTGTTCAGTTAAGACAAATATCCTAGGGCAGTCTGCAAAGATTGCTCATGTTAACTGAACTGTATCTGGGTAGTGGCAATGATATACCAGCCTGAAtcttaaaaaaattattaaaaaaaatatattaaatgaataaaaaatgaagATATTAATAATGATAAGACAAAATTgctaatttgtatatatatacttttttcttGCCTAATTGAAAACTAGATGTGTAATAATCATATTGggtatattaataatatacaacTGCTGAAATTGAAATACAGCACTTATATGAATAATCAAATGCAATTTTACTGCTCACTTAATTAATTCTGTAGCAACTATGGTGATCTGTGAGCTTACAGTTAGGAAAGGCCCTCTTACTGGGAACCCAGCATGTGAATAAAATCCCAGACAACGATAACAGCAGATTAATTCATTTATGACTGTAGACAACGATCAGTTGACTTCTGAACTGTAAAGGTATTTTAATGGATCTATTTTTCTTGGTCTCCTGAATTAGCATGGCAAGATAAAAACCAGCAAAGCACCAGTACTGACCTGCTTACACCAGTCCTGGTCAGTGCTGATTTTTTCATCAGTGTATCCATCTGTGTCCTCTACTTCATCAGAGAGCaaacactgccccccccccccccgtagctGCATGGATGCACTTTTTCTCCCACTTGAAACTTACTTGACACTGCGCTAGACTGTTATACCCAAACAGTCAACCACCTGCCTGGAGCCACAAAACTTACAACAACATGGGTTATTGAAATGCCATCTTCAGACACTGTTATCAAGTAAAATATCACAATTCCTTAAATCAATCAAATCAAGAAATCACTATTGCTATTCTAATTGTCGAAGGGGGGTATTAGCTCAGATACCGCAGCAAATTGTATCTGTTCACTTGGCAAGTAAACCTGACCTTGAAAACTAAAAACCATTACGCATAATCAAGGTGAGCTCATTTCTCTGGCAACCCAATATCCTCTTGCTAACTCCTCTGAGGAAAggtaacatatatacatatatatgtactgAACATACATCTATATATGGGCATTTATCTGGAAACTCAGCAGTGTTTTTCCAAGAAGCTGTCTTCAAAGTAACCACAGGCAGTGCTTTCAATAATGAATAATGGATGTAAGGCGTGTTAGAGTAAAGCCGCTGCTAGAAAGGTTAATGCTTGTGACCCTAGAAAATTATGCAATGTGTCAGTGTGATGTATGAAATtaatgtatctctctctctctctctctctctctctctctctctctctctctctctctctctctctctctctctctctctctctctatatatatatatagtggggtCAGTGTTACAAATGAGTACTCTGTGGTTCAACTTTAAATAGTGTTAGTTTCAATGGAATGGCTGTACTGGATGTATTTTTTAACCTGCTTGTAATCTGCTTGATGGAGGTTTAATCCAAACTGGAGATAAATATTTTGCTCATAAACAGGGTGTTCTGCAAACGGAAATCACAAACACATTAGATGATGAATCAGTGCCCTCGGGAAAGGGAGAATGGAAATATGAGGAgagatgtaattatttatttatttatttatttatttatttatctactgtatttatttagccAATAAAGCACCATGGAAGTCGATGGAAGagcaatttttattttacagctcaCTTCATTCTTCTGTCAGGTCAAAAAAAAGATGCCCTGCAAGAACCACCTAGAAGTTGCAAACAAAGCGATCCGGCACATTGAAATCAGGAAACAAatgtttgcattttaaacacGTAGGGTTGTAGACTATAGTATAAGGGAGCTCCCATACAAAAGTATACCATAGTTAGGGTATGTGAGAAACTATAACAGATCAATCTATAATAAGTAGGTAATAGATTCCATTTGTAGCCTTTATATCTAAATATCATATTACTATTCAGTACAAAATAAGAGTATAATCAGCTTTCTAACTGTTACGTTTTacataaaaatgtgatttaaaactAAATCAAAATCACAAGAGAtgggagatgggggggggggggggggggggctgtaccCTTACTGTTTCAACAGGGGCTTATCTCCTGTCACAACACCCTTAAGGAATGAAAGCCAATGCTTCCAGCTCTCTGTGGAACCCCTGCTGATACACATTCACTGCCCACAGACAGTCAGAACCAGTTTCCCTCACATCTCATTTGAAAAGGCAGCCAATATTGCGATGTGGCAGACAGGCTATTAAAAGTATTGGGTGTAATTTTTAAACCTGGATTTACAGTTATGTAAACAGCAAGCAAGACAAACCTTTTGCTTTTAAACTGACTTTGCTTTTTAGCTGACTTTTTCGGTCTGTTTGGCTTCTCTGTTTGATGTAAAATATCACAAGTGtgatactgtattactgtagctGTGTAGGAAACCATTTGATTCTTCTGTGGATCGGAATCTCTGATAATACACTGATAGATAAGGTTGTAATCAGTTAGGGGCATAGCATTACAGCTAGTTACAATTACATCAGAACTATACATTTCTATTTTTGTATGGACTAAagtgaaataataaaaagaatgttggagacaaaaataaataacttttttttttagttttgtccCCCACGCTGTTTATTTGAAATGCCAGGATTTCAGTATTAATATCCCGTCAGTCGGATGACGGTTGGGTAGCGTGTGCGATGGGTCATGCATTTCTCTCGGTCAATGAAGAGGCTGTGCAATTTGTTGCTGATTTCCTTCTCCAGCATCATGCGGGTGTCCTCCATGTTACTCAGAGACTGCTTGGCCTCCTCATACTTGCGCTGCAGAGATTCAATGGACTCTGTAATCTCACCAACTTCATTCACCAGCCTGGAGGGGACAGACAAGATGATCTGAATCAAGCATTCTTTGATCTTTGACTTTTAAATCCATCTCTGTGGTTGTGATTACAAATTGAAGGCATTACTTAAGAAACAGTACAATTCTCTTTAATACTAGAACTTCAGCATTCTGTCACCTGCTGTTGCTATGCCAATGGCAAAAATTCTATAAGAATCATGGGTAAGCAATAACACATTGCAGAGTGATATCTCTTTTATTGAATTCTGTTTAATGGATTAAATAACGTTTATCATGCATTAcattatactgtttttttttttaaatttttttaaaagaaaccaaTAACAGTTTCCTGACCAAATCTAACTTTGTTATTAATGGAAATTGACTCAAAGATCAAAGGAGGCTGGAGTTCAACAAAGTACATTTAAGTCACTGCATGTTTTGCGGCTGcttttagcactaatcttggactagatAATGTTACCTTAAGTAATAATAAGTGATAAtccagtctgtgaaaccagccataaataTCCTACAGTATAATACTGAGTTGTAAACCACATTGTGTCATTGTCCCGTTACCTCAGCTGTACATGGTCCCTACAGAGCTCCATGTTAGGCCGGAATGACCTGTCGTACAGCCTTGTCTGAGCAACCTTCATGGGGGCCTCTTTATCCCTTATTGCCTGATGGAGAGCCACTATGTTCTTTTCCTGAGCTCCTATCTGATTCAGGATCTGTCAAAAAACAAAGGTTAACTGATATACAACAAGGTCAAAATGCACAAACCCTTCTTCACAGGGAGCTTAAGCACTGCCAGCTGGTCCAAAAGTATGCCTTGTCCCCCCGGAAAGATTCCCTTTGTTGTAGTTAGGTATGACAGAGCACCTACCGAATCCAGGTGTTGCTCCATTTTGACCTTTGCTGTATTCATCTCCTCGCAGCGTTTGGCCAAAGCCCTGTCCACAGCAGCACACTGATCCCGCAGGTCGTCTGCAGTGTCCTGAATCACTTTATCAATAAGACCACGGAGGTCGATGGATGTGAGCCGCTCACGTACAGCATTGCTAATATTTTGGCGCGTAAACTCAGTCCATGATTCAGGGTGGGAGATACTAAGaggaacaacaaacaaaaagaaagacatatttatttatttaaaggtcGAGACAGTGTAAtcctgccacctgctggacacacaaaaaaatatacaaatcatCAAAATTTGGCAgcagcataaaaataaaaaagggggtaAATGGTTCATAATTTTGAAGGACAAAATGTGCAGAATGTTGACTTACTGGTCTTGAAACTTGGCAGAGTTCATGTGATACTGGATATCAGTGCTTTGGTTGCTGTATCGGCCACACTTGTCATCGATGTTGTAAGCTTCATATTTATCAGACCAGTCCAGCTCGAGGGTCTGTTTGGCTTCTCTGTTTGATCTAAAAGATCACAAGTGTGACACTTTAGCTGTAGGAAACCATTTGATTCTTCTCGAAGCTCCTTGCACCGCAATATGTGTTGCTTGAATGAAGATTTTCTTTGTATTCTATAACATGAAACCTTTTCTAGTCCTGTCTACGATATTCCAAATTTACTTTTTTGACAAATACTTTCTACTTGCTACTTTGACCAAGAAACATGTCTTATGAGAGCAGATTGCAGTATCTCACCTTATTTGGTTGATGGCTTGATCTAAAGTTCTTTTCAGAAGTTCTTGAATGCTTTGAATAAGATCTAATTCctagtttttaaagaaaaaaaaaattaaatattaacataaatgaaaaaagatgaattactgttttaaaaaattaaataatacatcatTGATCATCATCTATATAGTTCATTAGGGTACCCAGtaaatgcaatgtacagtatagtaAGTAATGAGGGAGTTTATCTTCAAAAGAGGAACTTTGGgtctcttggaatgaacattctattctgatataatcatgacatcatccacagaactCAATATAACAAGTCTGCTGCACTGTGCtcacttttctttctacacagctgaagggcttttgtctgaaatgtcctaaaaaatattattttttaatcatttaaacctatTGTGTACAtagtaaaaactttttttgtttttttttaatgcctgtaCATTGCTGTTATATATGTCCTTTCAAACTTATAGACCTATATGTAATCACATttctatcattttattttttttatttattttatttttttttgcccaaTAAGGAAAGTTGCTGGTAGTTGTCGGTTTGGATTTCACACCTAAATCCTCTCCAACATTGCAAAGGTTCTGCCCTAACTACTGTCACCTATCTCCCTGCAAGTACATGGTGCTATTCTGCCCTCTGCCTAATGTACTCGGCATCTACGCCTAATCATGTTACGTGCTTGAAAACACGATGAATAATATATTTGGGATCAATTAATTTATGAAATGCTATAATTTTCATTAGGTTAAACtgcttaaataatacattttggtttatttaatgtGGCTGAAATACGCGGCCCTGTACAGTGCACAAtgttaacttctttttttttttaagactcttaaattaaatacagttttgatattcatgaaaatgCTATACGGTTTCAGTAAACAGTAAGAACAGTTGTATGAATATCAGACTTCATTAATTTGTCTTTATCGTAACAATGATGTAAGGTTTAGTGAATGTGTAACACGTTGAGTTACCTATGTTTCTTACATTGAGTAGTTCGACCTCCACACTATCTTTAACCAGATCAGATCCCACACGCCTTTCTCTGCACTGCAGGTTGTCAGTAGCTATAGCTTGGGGTATTTCAGTGGCATCCAGCGCTTTCTCCAGTCTCGTTTTCTGCCCGAGAAGCAGGTCAGTCTCGGATGTCAAGTCTTCGATCTCCCGCTGCAACTCAGACTTCCAGAAAAAAATATCCTGCAAGCGCTCGCCCAGTTTTTTAGTGGAATCGGACTGAGTTCTCATCGTGGTCGCCTCCGTTTCGCTGGACATTTTTTTAGACTGGTGTCTGATGTTTTCAGCGTTGTCCCTGTCTGCAAATGCCTGGAAGTATTTCGACTGGTTGTTCTGGAACCACTCTTCGGTAGTGTATTTAGCGGTCCTGTATCCCGCAGTAGCCACTCCAGAAGACGAAAACATCCCTGTGTTTACTGCAACTTCATTTGTTTTTGGGTGCTGTTCCCCGGACATAGCATGGGTGTCAAACCTCGGTCTAGAAACTAAAACTTGAGCCGACATTTTAAATCtgcaaagtaaagtaaagtaaagtaaagtaaaaaataaactaaacagtctGTTTACTTATCGTCCTT
The window above is part of the Acipenser ruthenus chromosome 22, fAciRut3.2 maternal haplotype, whole genome shotgun sequence genome. Proteins encoded here:
- the tekt4 gene encoding tektin-4; protein product: MSAQVLVSRPRFDTHAMSGEQHPKTNEVAVNTGMFSSSGVATAGYRTAKYTTEEWFQNNQSKYFQAFADRDNAENIRHQSKKMSSETEATTMRTQSDSTKKLGERLQDIFFWKSELQREIEDLTSETDLLLGQKTRLEKALDATEIPQAIATDNLQCRERRVGSDLVKDSVEVELLNELDLIQSIQELLKRTLDQAINQIRSNREAKQTLELDWSDKYEAYNIDDKCGRYSNQSTDIQYHMNSAKFQDHISHPESWTEFTRQNISNAVRERLTSIDLRGLIDKVIQDTADDLRDQCAAVDRALAKRCEEMNTAKVKMEQHLDSILNQIGAQEKNIVALHQAIRDKEAPMKVAQTRLYDRSFRPNMELCRDHVQLRLVNEVGEITESIESLQRKYEEAKQSLSNMEDTRMMLEKEISNKLHSLFIDREKCMTHRTRYPTVIRLTGY